A stretch of DNA from Desulfobotulus mexicanus:
CCTTAGGCTGGAGAAAAGAAATATTTTCCAGTATATCCTTGGGCTTTGGCTTTACTTTAACAGGTGTAATCTTCTGCTGGCTCAAACGGGTTCTTACGGCGGCCTCATTGGGTGCCTCCATCTCACCTTTTCGCTTCTGACCTTTGCGGTTTTTACCTTCCCAGACAAATACGGGCATAGTACTCCCCCATAATTATTAATTATCAAGTTAAAATCACCACCAAGAAATACAAAAAAAAGCTTAAAATGCCAAAAAAAGTCAACCCACCGCATAAACAAAAGTTAGAACTGCGCTTAGACTACTTCCGGGATTAAAAGTCCTCAAAAATTGGACCCTCAACCAAACCACCGCTCAGAAGCAACCCGCACTATGTTACGCCGTTTTGTCATAAAGTAACTCTTGAAGTTACACATCAGGAGAGAAAAACAAACAAAAGGTATCTATATTTCAGGCAATTAAGCTGATATGTCCGATCCTTTTTTCACTCAGGAAGGATATAAAAATCTCCCCTGGGCATTTTCTGCACTCCAAGCCTTTTTGCAAAACGCATACCCGAAAGAACCTCAAGGGCTTTTTTCCTGTCCACCCCTTGAGTTCGCACCACATCCTCCAGAGTAACGGGCCTTCTCAAAACCATGGATAAAATATTTTTTTTCAACTGATCATCATCCATGCTAACGGAATTTCCTGAACCCTGAACCTTTCCTGTCAGTTCAGCAGCGGCAATGCGCTTTTGAAAACGATCAAGCAAAGTATCTCCCGCCGGCTCCACCCAGGACTCCGTTCCTGGCCTGTCCAGAGTATTGAGCTGTACCCGGTCCGGCCTGATTCTGGCGGCAGCTGCTGCAATGGCGTCAATTTCCCTGTCCCTGTCATTGACTCCTGGAATTACAAAAATTTCCAGCCAGAGTTCTCCTGTAAAAATTTCCCTGAAAGCCACCAGACCTTCCAGCATACGGTCAGGGAAAAGTCCGGGATAGGGACGGTTCAGGGCTTCAAAAACCTCCGGACTGGCAGCATCATAATTAGTTATTACACGATCAGCATGGACCAGATCATTGCGTACCTCTTCCTGCCAGAAAAGAGTTCCGTTGGTAAGAACTGTCACAGGATATCCCGGCCACCTGGTATGGATGGTATCAATGATGCGACCGATCCCCGTATGCAGTGTCGGTTCACCGGAACCAGAAAAGGTGACACTGTCCAGCTCCGGCCTTTCATCCAAAATCTGCGCCAGTTCAGCAATTACGGCTTCGGTGGGTACCCATTCCTTCCGAAGAAGGGTTTTGCGGGTGGTTCGTCCTGATTCACAATATATACAGTCCAGGGTACATGTTTTACTCGGAAGAAGATCCACCCCAAGGGAAAGTCCAAGACGACGGGAAGCCACAGGACCAAAAACATATTGAAAGTCTTTTATTTCTCGATTATGCATGTCCAGTCCGGAAGTATCGTTAATTAAAAGTGTCTATCACAGTTCCGGCATTGAAACAATCATACCGGATTCTTTGCTTTATGGCAGATCAAAAACAAAAAAACAGCTAACATCTGATTTTTTAAAAATAAAATATATAACTTCCATCAGAAGACCAGCCAACCGCATCGATCTTCAAAACCATCAAGAATGGAACAACTCAGGAAGTTACCTGCTTTTCACAGAATCATCCATGTTTTTTCGGAGGCCTCCCTTGCAGCAGCCAGACAAAACCATTAACGAGGCTCTTACCCACACCCTCATAACCACACATAAAAATGCGGATCTGGACGGCATTGCCTCCATGCTGGCGGCCAAAAAACTCTATCCCGAAGGGCGTATCGTTCTACCGGGCAGCGATTCTCCCCAGATAAGACACTTTTTTGT
This window harbors:
- a CDS encoding radical SAM protein, yielding MHNREIKDFQYVFGPVASRRLGLSLGVDLLPSKTCTLDCIYCESGRTTRKTLLRKEWVPTEAVIAELAQILDERPELDSVTFSGSGEPTLHTGIGRIIDTIHTRWPGYPVTVLTNGTLFWQEEVRNDLVHADRVITNYDAASPEVFEALNRPYPGLFPDRMLEGLVAFREIFTGELWLEIFVIPGVNDRDREIDAIAAAAARIRPDRVQLNTLDRPGTESWVEPAGDTLLDRFQKRIAAAELTGKVQGSGNSVSMDDDQLKKNILSMVLRRPVTLEDVVRTQGVDRKKALEVLSGMRFAKRLGVQKMPRGDFYILPE